In Xiphophorus maculatus strain JP 163 A chromosome 17, X_maculatus-5.0-male, whole genome shotgun sequence, the genomic stretch ACCTTAGCGTAGCTGGCGTCCAGGTCCAGGTCGTAGCGCGGCTGGACCTTTGGTGGACACGCTGTGGAGACAAAGCTGCTGATGAAGTGTGAAGGTCAGTGTGAAGGTCAGACGGAGGTCAGGTCTTACGGTCTTCGAAGATGAGGCCGACGGTGGCGACGACCTCACGGCTCACCACCATGATGGGGTTGTCCCTGGAGGTCTTGGGGAACGTCTTGGCCTGGCGGTTGGGTTCCAGGACGAGGCGCCGGCCCTCGTACAGAAGCTCCTGGTTGTGCAGTGGAATGCTGGTCCTGCGGCACAGCAGGTCCTGGAACAGCGCCGCCCTGTGGAGGTGGGAGGAAGGGTCAGGGCTGTGGAGCCCGGATCCCAGACCAGAACCGGAGCTGGACTCACGTGTTGTACTCGTGGATGTAGACGTGGTGTAGCGTGGCCTGCTGCAGACTGAAGGCATAGACCACGGCACGGTGCAGGATGTCGTTGGTCTCAGCGAAGAACTGGTCGAAACCCCAACACTTCTCCTGATCCGCCTCCAGGATGTTGGCCAGAACCGGGGTCAGGAGGCTCTGGAGGCCCCTGGAGGGCGAGACCAGGGTCAGCCtgacctgcagggggcagcaccAACTAGCTGCTACATGTGATCCTAATCTTTACAACCCATCTCTGGATCAGCTGATCCTTGTTCTACGGACACAGAACTCTAACTAGACCACACAGACTTCTGCAGCTGTTCCAGCTGTGTTTGGTAATCTGATCCGGATCAATAATCTGAGTGACCCATACTTGGACAGGCTGCAGGACACCGGCATGTCGGTGCTCCACTCGATCTTCCCGTTCTCGCTCTTCTGGTGGCCAGAGATGGTTCCTGACGGTTTCTCTGTGATGATCTTATACCTGAGAAGGAGAGGGCGGGATCAGCTGACCTGTGACCTGCTAGGATTGGTTGCTGTGGAAACCTGCTCTTACATCACTTCCTTGTTCCTACGTGGTCCTTCGAACGGTCGGAACGGGAGGCTGCCGGTGGCGGCGTGGTAGAACGTCACGCCGATGCTCCACAGGTCCACCGTGGCGCCGTACTTCTTCTGATGGTCCTTCCGCAGGACGGCGCGCTCATACATGTCGGGGTGCTGCAGACAGCCACCAGGTTAGCTACAGATTAGCTACTCACTGCAACAGGTTAGGTACAGGCTGCGGCACACAGTTCTCTCCCCAGGTGTGTGTCTCACCAGGTATTCTTCGGTGCCATACAGAGACTGGAACTGCTCGTCGTCTTCCAACTCGCGGGCGGCACCAAAGTCCGTCAGCTTGTAAACCGAGCGCCCGTCCTCTCCGATCACCCTCATGATGTTTCCCGGCTTGATGTCGCGGTGAACGATGCCGTACTCCCTCAGGTGGTTCATGCCTGCCACTGGGGGACACAGCAGACCGGGTCAGGTGAGGGGGTACCCGGTGGTCCCGGTCCGGGTCCTGACCTTACCGACGTCGTGGAGGACGATGAGGAATTCGTCCTCGGGGAGGCCGTAGGCGTTGGTGGACTCCTCCAGGACGGTGTAGAGGCTGCCGCAGGGGCAGTACTCCATCACCAGGACCTTGTGCCGGGCGTTGGTCTGccagcagaaccgggtcagaaacATTTCTACATCTGGACCTCAGCCCTCAACAGAAACGGACCCACCTCTTCTTCCACGGCGAACAGCTTCACGATGTTCTTGTGGTTCAGCTTCTTCAGAACCTCAAACTCTCTCATCTGGACGTCAAGCGGCCGCAGGAAGCTCAGGTTGTTGAACACCTTGACGGCGTACAGGTCGCCCGTTTTCTGCACAGAGACACCGCTGTAACCACCTGACTGGGTTCTGCTGCATCAGAACCGGCTCTGACCGGCGGCCGGCCGTACCTTGTGTCGTCCTCGGTAGACGTTAGCCGTGGCGCCCTGACCCAGGAGGTCGGAGATCAGCCACAGGTAGTTGGTGGTGCTCTGCATTCTGACGGCGGGCGGATCCTGGAGAGACGGGAGGCGGATCAGGACAGGGCCGGTTCCGACCCAGATAGTCACACGCACAGAACCAGAAGAACTGGACACATAAAACAAGACCGGACCGGGTCCACACCGCTGAATTTTACAAAACCTCATGTTGAAAAATCTCCGGAGGAACTCCTGAACAGGCTGATGAGTGTCTGAACTCACTAGAACTACCTTCTATGAAAAATGACTTTAGAAACAACTAAAACACAACGAGTCGATTAAACCATGTCTGTCGGTTACAGCAGCTTTTGATTAGGAATTTCTGAGAGTTGATTCTGGTCCTGCACTAAACTGGATCCTAAATGCTCAACAGCAACATAAAGATAAACTGCACTGTGGATCAAACCGTTATAATTACCGATTAACAACTTTTCACTTCTATGGCCAGACGAGTGGAAGAATCCTTTCCTTCCTGAATCCATAACCATCAAACTGGATTCATACGTCAAACACAGTATAAGAACATTACATGTTATAGATCACACACTAAAGAACAAATAGAAGCTATTATAATCAGTACGGATGCGGAAAAGGCATTCGATTCAGTTGATTGGAATTTTCTCTGGGTTTTACATAAATTTGGACGACATgatgcaacaataaaaacaatacagccGTTAAACAATAAACCCACAGCAAGAACTAAAGCTAATGGACATTTATCTGACAGATTCACTTTACAAAGAGAGTCAAGAAACCGTTACTTTACTTAGCACCGTTAGCCCAAATGCTAAGACAACACAAggatatgaaataaatattgaagGGAAGAACAAATGTGCTTGTTATGCAGACGATATATTAATTTACAGCCATCCTACTCTCTTCCAATCTTGCTACAATTATTCAAACAATTTGGTCAATTATCAGGGTACAGAATGAATATTAACAGAACCCTTAGCTTGGAACACTGAGCAGCTCAAATATCTGGGCGTTAGCACACCAAAACACTTCAAAACTATTTGAATGCAATTATGTTCCCAAACAATGAACTGACTGAATAATCAAAGACCACTGGAAAGAGATTAATAGTGCCTTACAAGATATTTCCAAACAAGACATTCCTTTACAGATCAAGCTCATGTATTCTGGCATAAGCCtaagaaacaaatatttgatgacTATTTTATTAATAACAAGTAGAAACAACATTACAAGAAAATGGTTATCACAGTACAAACTAATGGAAATAACATTTAACTCTCAGACAGAGGCAGAGTTGGGTGAAACTAAAagatctgattttattttcagaaaccAAACACCTCATAATTACTTAACAATATGCTTCTACGTTTCTaactatttcagtttttcttctttacattCTATTTTTACTCTCACTGTGAAAATCTTCCTCAGGGAAGTTGAGTTGTATCATGAGGTCAACTTGTCCTCTTTGTGAGGTTGAGCCCAAATGTTATGTAAAATGTGCTTCCTTgggaataaataaagttaaaaaactgattcaaaaaggaaaaaagataaataataaaataaataactgcttTTCTCCAGGCCCCTTTAAAGAGCCAGCGGTCTAGTCAAATCACTGATGTTGCCACCTCCTGTTAGACCTCAGCACCAGTCTGACAGATCAACCTCTGAGATCAGGATGCATTCAGGGTGCTTCCTGGCGTCAAACAGGAAATGACCTCTGTCTACTTCCTGTGTAACCTTCCTGGTTTTCCTCCAGGACCCGCGTCGGAACGTTTGGCTCCGTCTTTTAACCTGAACCCGGAACCTCCAGAAGCCCAGGCTGATCaatcaaattcagaaatactttattgatcccaaaggaaatgaaatgtttgatcTGTTTCCCTCactgatttaaataaagtttagattttatgATCCTAAACTCTGATTTAGCTTTTTGCCTTATTATCCATCAGTGaagacattttagtttattaagACACCGAAACATTCCacacttattgttttgttgttgtatgaAAACCAGAACCGACCTGTGACCTGCAGAAGAACCAAATCCAGAGCAGGTAGGTTCAGAACGGGCGAGGATGTTCCATCACAGGGTGAAccgaaccggaccggaccggaccgggctGCTCTGGGTCACAATAAGAACAACGCTCAGCTTTAAGTGTTACAACTGAAGCGAGCTCAATCAGCTCAACGTCAACCTGGAGCAGGTTACGTGATCTCCGCCTGTCGCCATGGTGACAAGGCAGGTTCAAAAGGTACCGGACAGCCCTTCGTGACGTCACGCCGCCTGGAAAGTCCCGTCCTGGGAGTTTAACGCAACGAGTAGTGACGTCATGGCGGCTACGCGTATTATTGTGATCAATCACGGATGAATTAAAGAATTGATTTGAGTTTAATTCTGGCTGACTGAGCCGGGAGCGCGCATGCGCCGGCAGCGAGCTAGTCTATGGATGCGGGGACGCGCACCTCGGGCCCTCGCGCAGAACCGAGCCAAGCAGAGCTCAGAAAACGGGTCAGAGTACTGGAACTGTTAGCTAACATCTTCCCACACCAAACCATATtagggtcagaaccagaaccgcggGTTTACCTGAAAATAAAGcgatatttagttttgtttacttccttacctcctctctgctgctctcgGCTCCTCTTCCGCTGCTCCTTTGTCAGCTGACCGCGACTGACCAATCAGCGAGCAGGCAGAGGCGGGGTGGGGCCAACAGGCTACCGTAATAAAGGAAAGAGGGTACCATCTGTAATCTGAGCCCTTCTCATTACCTCGTGGATGAATTCAgaccaaaataaagtttaaagaaaaaaaacgggTCACAATTTATGAGTTTATACCTGGAGGATGTGAGTTCATAATTAAAACACAGGGAGGGCATAAACTGCAGGAGCACAAAGGGACTAGTTACTACGGTAAAGAGAAAAACTTGAAACTAAAAGTGAAACTGATCAACCaacctaataaaaataaaaacatggaggaTCAACTaagtaaaacaattaaaagttaacctggaggagctgcagtttcaaataaaaacatatatttatataaacatttgtaaagtagaagaaataaaaccacTTGCAGAAAGAAACGGAGAGCGATCACACATGAAggagagaaaaactaaactaaaactgattttgaaaaaggTTAAATTAGCTGCTCTGAATGCTCACCAGCGACCCCTGCTGGTTAAAATAACGTGAATTGACAGAAACTCGGCTTCAGAAACGTCTGACAGCTTTATCTCCCACACTATGGGTTTCTGAGTCTTCTGAATATTAAAGTCCATCAATAAGAACAAAATATATTCAGATCTCTGCTTAGTTTAAACAATTTCTAACAAATCAACtgaaaatcaaaactgaaacgAGGAAATACTACAAaactaaaaaccttcaaaacccGGTTAAACCAGTTGAAATCACACAGATCCTGATTCATCCTCATTACTGTTCAGCTGTCTAAGTTATATTTTCCTGACTTTTGCTCATTTTGGACCCTGAGCCTCAGAAACCTGGTGGAGGCTCTATTATGATATGGGGTTAGTCTTTGTAAAGATTGatacttttattattacattgttttattgttaagtAGTGTTAATGCCAATACACACTGGTTGTTGCTCGtcagtttttcagttgaatCGAACAGGATGAATATTTGGGAATAATTTGTTCCGTTGTCTCTaatgtcagaaaacatttcttcattGATTAAAGTGTTAAACTCTAAATGTGAggccttttatttcttatttgatTAAAGCCTAGGATGTGAAAACAGCTTCATGATTCGTCTCTGACTAACAGAATAAATGCGATGCTTACCTTCTGATTGGTCGATGGGGCAGTGCGACGCCTCCTTCCCCAAAAGCATCAAGGCATCACTTCCCTTTGAAATCAGAACCAACTGGGCCAAACCAGTTCTGTCCCTGTTGGTACTAGACCTCAGttctgaaaacagagaaaactcagaaataactaaacttattaaagtttatttattcaacttACAGGTCCTCCAGTTTCTGGTTTGTTTAGCTGTAGTTTGTAGTTAGAAATGCTATCTTTAATTTTATCAGCTCttgctttatgtttttaatcatttaaatagTAATTAACTGTGATAAAATGCTATTAAATTATAAGGTTCATAAGGTCCTGGATCATCTTCTaacaacagtttttattaaactagTTTTGATTTATGCCAAATTGTTCTCGATCCTCAGGACTGAATTTTGACAGATTACAGCTGcagtaataaaaacattcagcaatGAAGCTAAACATGCAG encodes the following:
- the tbk1 gene encoding serine/threonine-protein kinase TBK1; translation: MQSTTNYLWLISDLLGQGATANVYRGRHKKTGDLYAVKVFNNLSFLRPLDVQMREFEVLKKLNHKNIVKLFAVEEETNARHKVLVMEYCPCGSLYTVLEESTNAYGLPEDEFLIVLHDVVAGMNHLREYGIVHRDIKPGNIMRVIGEDGRSVYKLTDFGAARELEDDEQFQSLYGTEEYLHPDMYERAVLRKDHQKKYGATVDLWSIGVTFYHAATGSLPFRPFEGPRRNKEVMYKIITEKPSGTISGHQKSENGKIEWSTDMPVSCSLSKGLQSLLTPVLANILEADQEKCWGFDQFFAETNDILHRAVVYAFSLQQATLHHVYIHEYNTAALFQDLLCRRTSIPLHNQELLYEGRRLVLEPNRQAKTFPKTSRDNPIMVVSREVVATVGLIFEDPCPPKVQPRYDLDLDASYAKTFAGDVGHLWKTSESLLVYQELVRKGVRGLIELMREDYNEILHKKSEVFRLCSICTEHLEKAKHLLEALLQTNLLTSEYEDMADLHKKALKISGSLDPIERTTQDIKSKFLPLAILTDTWTLQVGTHPEDRNVEKIKVLLDAITAIYQQFKKDKAERRLPYNEEQIHKFDKQKLVIHAGKARSLFTDECAMKYRLFISKSEEWMRKVHHIRKQLLGLTGQLIGVEKEVTMLLDRAVKLQEQLPQKIVVPNAMKAQEYLSPNTLVEMTLGMKKLKEEMEGVMKELAENNHFLERFGSLTLDGGLRG